Proteins encoded together in one Orrella marina window:
- a CDS encoding iron-containing alcohol dehydrogenase: MINFISQSRDMRLYAGERALENLPREMSRLKASKAMVICGNSVATRTSLPDRIREILGESWAGMFGYMGKDAPLEDVLGAVEYAREIKADVLIAVGAGSVLKATRVVAMMLGENKSVQDIATRFFEDRPPVSPKLLAPKPPIINVLTAATSAQNRAGAAIHNPTGGPRLEFFDPKTRPCAVFWDHEALMTAPPSLAISTGVSVFWRSLMNIAAIDTANPLVQASRLHAFELARTSLPRAGDPEDVTARMSLCAAALLQNRDEDDGGRPFDVHWIASSVYALGAALFNRVRHLDQGITHAILTPAAIQNFHDLSSTAVETIGARLGLEPCEAGDPDRVCQQVRDYFAQFGFPLTLGEHGVELSDLLPALHNSLHNFNANRSGGLHLHRDRLERILEQSL, translated from the coding sequence ATGATAAACTTTATCTCGCAAAGCCGTGACATGCGCCTGTATGCCGGCGAGCGGGCTCTGGAGAATTTGCCACGAGAGATGTCGCGGCTCAAAGCGAGCAAGGCAATGGTGATTTGTGGCAATAGTGTTGCCACCAGAACCTCGTTGCCGGACCGTATCAGAGAGATACTCGGTGAATCCTGGGCTGGCATGTTTGGCTATATGGGCAAGGATGCTCCGCTCGAGGACGTACTTGGCGCGGTAGAGTATGCACGCGAGATCAAAGCTGATGTGCTGATTGCGGTCGGTGCGGGCAGTGTCCTCAAGGCGACCAGAGTTGTGGCGATGATGCTTGGCGAGAATAAATCCGTGCAGGATATTGCAACCCGTTTCTTCGAAGACCGTCCACCGGTGAGCCCAAAACTACTCGCTCCCAAGCCTCCCATCATCAACGTGCTTACAGCTGCGACCTCTGCTCAGAACAGGGCGGGGGCGGCGATCCATAACCCGACCGGTGGTCCGCGTCTGGAGTTTTTCGACCCCAAGACACGACCGTGTGCTGTTTTCTGGGATCACGAAGCGCTCATGACCGCGCCACCCTCCCTGGCGATATCGACGGGAGTAAGCGTTTTCTGGAGATCGCTAATGAACATTGCGGCGATTGATACGGCGAACCCGCTGGTCCAGGCCTCTCGTCTGCATGCGTTCGAGTTGGCTCGAACCAGTCTTCCCCGGGCGGGTGATCCTGAGGATGTGACCGCTCGCATGAGTCTTTGCGCTGCTGCATTGCTGCAGAACCGAGACGAGGATGATGGTGGACGCCCATTTGATGTTCACTGGATTGCCAGTAGTGTCTATGCGCTGGGCGCAGCATTGTTCAATCGTGTGCGGCACCTGGATCAGGGCATTACGCATGCCATACTGACTCCGGCAGCAATTCAGAACTTTCACGACCTGTCTTCAACCGCGGTCGAAACAATTGGTGCGCGACTCGGTCTCGAGCCGTGCGAGGCTGGGGACCCAGATCGAGTCTGCCAGCAAGTCAGAGACTATTTTGCTCAGTTTGGATTTCCGTTGACGCTGGGCGAACATGGGGTCGAGCTAAGTGATCTCCTTCCAGCTTTGCATAATTCTTTACACAATTTCAACGCCAACCGTAGCGGGGGACTGCATCTGCACCGGGATCGGCTCGAGCGGATCCTGGAGCAGTCTCTTTAA